In Meiothermus sp. Pnk-1, the following are encoded in one genomic region:
- a CDS encoding 2-oxo acid dehydrogenase subunit E2, which yields MATELKLPELGDNVASAVVVGVLVKEGDRLEAGQPFLELETDKAVMEVPAPAGGTVAKVLVKPGDEVKSGQVVVMLGDSASAAAPAPAKGEPEEPKPAAPAPQPAPQPASTPAKPPSPQPAPVQPTGTRRLIPAAPSVRRLARELGVDLLQVVGSGPAYRISEADVRRYAEGGVAPAAPVALPAPTLPDFSKFGPTRREAMSGVRRATVRSMSQAWSTIPMVTHFDQADVSEIEALRKKYGPRAEKRGGKLTMTAILLKVAAAALKAFPKFNASIDTLSNEIVFKEYVHIGVAVDTPTGLLVPVIRDVDKKGVIALAVELGEIAAKARDRKLTPEEMQGASFTISNLGGIGGSGFTPIVNWPEVAIMGVSRSEMRPVWNAEKGAFEPRLVMPFSLSYDHRLIDGADAARFCRFVAEMLEDPFLLGLEG from the coding sequence ATGGCTACCGAACTGAAATTGCCCGAGCTAGGCGACAACGTGGCCTCCGCCGTGGTGGTGGGGGTGCTGGTCAAGGAAGGCGACAGGCTCGAGGCCGGACAACCCTTCCTCGAGCTCGAGACCGATAAGGCCGTCATGGAAGTGCCCGCCCCCGCCGGCGGCACGGTGGCAAAGGTGCTGGTCAAACCCGGAGACGAGGTCAAGAGCGGTCAGGTGGTGGTGATGCTGGGCGACAGCGCCTCCGCCGCGGCCCCTGCACCCGCCAAGGGCGAGCCCGAGGAACCCAAGCCTGCGGCCCCAGCCCCTCAACCCGCGCCCCAGCCCGCATCCACTCCAGCCAAGCCCCCCAGCCCCCAACCCGCTCCGGTTCAGCCCACCGGGACGCGCAGGCTGATCCCGGCAGCTCCCTCGGTACGCAGGCTAGCGCGGGAACTGGGCGTGGATCTGCTACAGGTGGTCGGCTCCGGGCCGGCCTACCGCATCTCCGAAGCTGACGTGCGCCGCTACGCCGAAGGCGGCGTGGCCCCTGCGGCTCCCGTCGCCCTCCCCGCCCCCACCCTGCCCGACTTCAGCAAGTTCGGCCCCACCCGCCGCGAGGCCATGTCGGGCGTCCGTCGGGCCACGGTGCGCTCGATGAGCCAGGCCTGGAGCACCATTCCCATGGTCACCCACTTCGACCAGGCCGACGTAAGCGAGATAGAAGCCCTGCGCAAGAAGTACGGGCCCAGGGCCGAGAAGCGGGGCGGCAAGCTGACCATGACCGCCATCCTGCTGAAGGTGGCGGCAGCAGCCCTCAAGGCCTTCCCCAAGTTCAACGCCTCCATCGACACTCTCTCCAACGAGATCGTCTTCAAGGAGTATGTCCATATCGGGGTTGCGGTGGATACCCCCACGGGTCTGCTGGTGCCGGTGATCCGCGACGTGGACAAAAAGGGCGTGATCGCGCTCGCCGTCGAGCTGGGCGAGATCGCGGCCAAGGCTCGAGACCGCAAGCTCACCCCCGAGGAGATGCAGGGTGCGAGCTTCACCATCTCCAACCTCGGCGGCATCGGCGGCAGCGGCTTCACCCCCATCGTCAACTGGCCCGAAGTCGCCATCATGGGCGTCTCCCGCTCGGAGATGCGGCCGGTGTGGAACGCTGAAAAGGGCGCCTTCGAGCCCCGGCTCGTCATGCCCTTCAGCCTCAGCTACGACCACCGCCTCATCGACGGCGCCGACGCCGCCCGCTTCTGCCGCTTCGTGGCGGAGATGCTGGAAGACCCTTTCCTGCTGGGGTTGGAGGGATAA
- the aceE gene encoding pyruvate dehydrogenase (acetyl-transferring), homodimeric type has protein sequence MTDTELLEARARLSAEEQIALEDLETKEWVESLEYVLRSAGRDRVVALVEALERYAYKHGVMLPYKLRTPYINTIPADHEPPYPGDLELEQRIANILRWNVIAIVQQANKKAEGIGGHIATYASIAELMEVGFNHFFRGHGAGMDRDLVFYQGHMSPGVYARSFLEGRFSEDDLAKFRRDLTPGPGRVVTSYPHPWLMPDYWEFPTVSMGLGPIQAIYQARFMRYLEDRGLKPRSSAKVWAFLGDGEQDEVETLGALRVAATEELDNLIFVINANLQRLDGPVRGNSKVIQELESVYRGNGWNVIKVVWGSAWDELLAKDTEGVLLERFEQLVDGESQRYAAYGAKELREKFFNTPALKKLIEGYTDEDLEILTLSRGGHDVKKVHAAYKAATEHRGSPTVIIARTVKGYGLGPTAQAKNVAHQVKKLTLEDLREARDFLGIPVSDEDLEKTPFYHPGQDSPEVRYMLERRKALGGLIPARKVSFTPLNTPDASFFEEFYAGSGGREISTTMAFVRMLTKLVRHPEVGKYIVPIVPDEARTFGMEGVISSVGIYSPKGQLYEPVDAGTVTVYRESKTGQLLQEGINEAGAMASFIAAGTAYAHWGIPTIPFYIYYSMFGLQRVGDLVWAAADQRTRGFLLGATAGRTTLNGEGLQHEDGHSHVQALPIPNMLAYDPAFAYELAVILEEGMRRMYKEGEDIFYYLTLMNENYPQPPMPEPRQETREGILKGLYLFKRSELKRPKARVQLLGSGTILNEVIEAAGILADYGVAADVWSVTSYKALYYDAIETARRNRLNPTAKPEKPYAARMLDPTEGPIVAASDYMKALPDLISGYLERPIHSLGTDGFGRSDTREALRDFFEVDAKHVSAAALAALKDEGKLPAKAVSEAFKQLGIETDREAPHKR, from the coding sequence ATCACGGATACTGAGCTACTGGAAGCGAGAGCCAGGCTCTCGGCAGAAGAACAGATCGCCCTAGAAGACCTCGAGACCAAAGAGTGGGTCGAGTCGCTCGAATATGTACTCCGCTCTGCCGGGCGCGACCGGGTGGTGGCGCTGGTGGAGGCGCTCGAGCGCTACGCCTACAAGCACGGGGTGATGCTGCCCTACAAGCTGCGCACCCCCTACATCAACACCATTCCTGCCGACCACGAACCCCCCTACCCCGGCGACCTCGAGCTCGAGCAGCGCATCGCCAACATCCTGCGCTGGAACGTCATCGCCATCGTGCAGCAGGCCAACAAGAAGGCCGAGGGCATCGGGGGGCACATCGCCACCTACGCCTCCATCGCCGAGCTGATGGAGGTGGGGTTCAACCACTTCTTCCGCGGGCACGGCGCCGGGATGGACCGCGACCTGGTCTTCTACCAGGGCCACATGTCGCCCGGGGTGTATGCCCGCAGCTTCCTGGAAGGGCGCTTCAGCGAGGACGACCTGGCCAAGTTCCGCCGCGACCTCACCCCCGGACCAGGCCGCGTCGTCACCAGCTACCCCCACCCCTGGCTGATGCCCGACTACTGGGAGTTCCCCACCGTCTCGATGGGCCTAGGACCCATCCAGGCCATCTACCAGGCCCGCTTCATGCGCTACCTGGAAGACCGCGGCCTCAAGCCCCGCTCCAGCGCCAAAGTCTGGGCCTTCCTGGGCGACGGCGAGCAGGACGAGGTGGAGACCCTGGGGGCGCTGCGGGTGGCCGCCACCGAAGAGCTCGACAACCTGATCTTCGTCATCAACGCCAACCTCCAGCGCCTCGATGGGCCGGTGCGCGGCAACTCCAAGGTGATCCAGGAGCTCGAGTCGGTCTACCGGGGCAACGGCTGGAACGTGATCAAGGTGGTGTGGGGCAGCGCCTGGGACGAGCTGTTGGCCAAGGACACCGAGGGCGTGCTACTGGAGCGCTTCGAGCAGCTCGTCGACGGCGAGAGCCAGCGCTACGCAGCCTACGGGGCCAAGGAGCTGCGCGAGAAGTTCTTCAACACCCCCGCGCTGAAAAAGCTCATCGAGGGCTACACCGATGAGGACCTCGAGATCCTCACCCTCTCGCGCGGCGGCCACGACGTGAAGAAGGTCCACGCCGCCTACAAGGCGGCCACCGAGCACCGCGGCAGCCCCACCGTGATCATCGCCCGCACGGTCAAGGGCTACGGCCTAGGGCCTACCGCCCAGGCCAAGAACGTAGCCCACCAGGTCAAGAAGCTCACCCTCGAGGACCTGCGCGAGGCCCGCGACTTCCTGGGCATCCCCGTCTCGGACGAGGACCTCGAGAAGACCCCCTTCTACCACCCCGGTCAGGACTCGCCGGAGGTGAGGTACATGCTCGAGCGGCGCAAGGCCCTAGGCGGCCTGATCCCCGCGCGCAAGGTCAGCTTCACCCCCCTCAACACCCCCGATGCCTCCTTCTTCGAGGAGTTCTACGCCGGGAGCGGGGGCCGCGAGATCTCCACCACCATGGCCTTCGTACGCATGCTCACCAAGCTGGTGCGCCACCCCGAGGTGGGCAAGTACATCGTGCCCATCGTGCCCGACGAGGCGCGCACCTTTGGCATGGAGGGCGTGATCTCCTCGGTGGGCATCTACAGCCCCAAGGGCCAGCTCTACGAGCCGGTGGACGCGGGCACCGTGACCGTCTACCGCGAGTCCAAGACCGGGCAACTGTTGCAGGAGGGCATCAACGAGGCCGGGGCTATGGCCAGCTTCATCGCCGCGGGCACCGCCTACGCCCACTGGGGCATCCCCACCATCCCCTTCTACATCTACTACTCGATGTTCGGCTTGCAGCGGGTAGGGGATTTGGTCTGGGCCGCCGCCGACCAGCGCACCCGGGGCTTCTTGCTGGGGGCTACCGCCGGGCGCACCACCCTCAACGGCGAAGGCTTGCAGCACGAAGACGGTCACTCCCACGTGCAGGCCCTGCCCATCCCCAACATGCTCGCCTACGACCCGGCCTTTGCCTATGAACTGGCGGTGATCCTCGAGGAGGGCATGCGGCGCATGTACAAGGAGGGCGAGGACATCTTCTACTACCTCACGCTGATGAACGAGAACTACCCCCAGCCCCCCATGCCCGAACCGCGCCAAGAGACCCGCGAGGGCATTCTCAAGGGCCTGTACCTCTTCAAGCGGTCGGAGCTCAAGCGGCCCAAGGCCCGCGTGCAGCTTCTGGGCAGCGGCACCATCTTGAACGAGGTCATCGAGGCCGCCGGGATCCTCGCGGACTACGGCGTGGCCGCCGACGTGTGGAGCGTGACCAGCTACAAAGCGCTATACTACGACGCCATCGAGACTGCCCGCCGCAACCGGCTCAACCCCACAGCCAAGCCCGAAAAGCCCTACGCCGCCCGGATGCTCGACCCCACCGAGGGCCCCATCGTCGCGGCCAGCGACTACATGAAGGCCCTGCCCGACCTGATCTCGGGCTACCTCGAGCGCCCCATCCACTCCCTGGGCACCGACGGCTTTGGCCGCAGCGACACCCGCGAAGCCTTGCGCGACTTCTTCGAGGTGGACGCCAAGCACGTCAGCGCGGCTGCCCTCGCGGCCCTCAAGGACGAAGGGAAGCTCCCCGCCAAGGCCGTGAGCGAGGCCTTCAAGCAGCTCGGCATCGAGACCGACCGGGAGGCGCCGCACAAGCGCTAA
- a CDS encoding Stp1/IreP family PP2C-type Ser/Thr phosphatase, with translation MPAPESATAVVSAARTDPGRKRADNQDAVAQELMPYGGIFVVADGMGGHRTGALAAQLAVEKICEVLRAEKPLPKRLVEAFEVANAVIYEAGQKPESRGMGTTATALWLDLPYALIAHVGDSRAYLLRKGQLSQLTQDHSWVAERVRQGLLTEEEAKNHRWRNVITNALGSFPEVRVDLLGVKVEPGDIFLLCSDGLSGVLEDRVLAEMLRNHPPHEAAERLVQLANEWGGPDNISVVVVSVGDHIPNLTRTYSPPLEGSAGPVRLQLGEAMEVVSTQVTEPPRPRSFWERWGNLILLALWLVTLGYVLFSQFSRPLSP, from the coding sequence ATGCCCGCTCCCGAGAGCGCCACCGCCGTCGTTAGCGCCGCCCGTACCGATCCGGGGCGTAAACGCGCGGACAACCAAGACGCCGTGGCCCAGGAACTTATGCCCTACGGCGGTATTTTTGTGGTCGCCGATGGGATGGGGGGGCACCGCACCGGGGCCTTGGCGGCCCAGCTCGCGGTGGAAAAAATCTGCGAGGTGCTGCGGGCGGAGAAACCCTTGCCCAAGCGGCTGGTAGAAGCCTTTGAGGTGGCCAACGCGGTCATCTACGAAGCCGGGCAAAAACCCGAGTCGCGCGGCATGGGAACCACCGCTACCGCGCTGTGGCTGGACTTACCCTATGCCCTCATCGCCCATGTGGGCGACTCCAGGGCCTATCTGCTGCGCAAGGGCCAGCTTTCCCAGCTCACCCAGGACCACTCCTGGGTAGCCGAGCGGGTGCGCCAGGGGCTTCTCACCGAGGAGGAGGCCAAGAACCACCGCTGGCGCAATGTCATCACCAACGCCTTAGGCTCGTTTCCCGAGGTGCGGGTGGATTTGTTAGGGGTCAAGGTCGAGCCCGGCGACATCTTTTTGTTGTGTTCCGACGGCCTCAGCGGGGTGCTCGAGGACCGCGTTTTGGCCGAGATGCTGCGCAACCACCCCCCCCATGAGGCCGCCGAGCGGCTGGTCCAGCTGGCTAACGAGTGGGGGGGGCCCGATAACATCAGCGTGGTGGTGGTGTCGGTAGGAGACCACATCCCAAACCTTACCCGTACCTACTCGCCACCGCTCGAGGGTTCCGCAGGCCCGGTTCGGCTGCAACTGGGAGAGGCTATGGAGGTGGTCTCTACCCAGGTCACCGAGCCACCCCGTCCCCGCAGCTTTTGGGAGCGTTGGGGCAACTTGATCTTGTTGGCCTTGTGGCTGGTTACGCTGGGATATGTACTCTTCAGCCAGTTTAGCCGGCCGCTGTCGCCGTAG
- a CDS encoding RidA family protein, with amino-acid sequence MKKVETLQAPAAIGPYSQAIVAGGMVFVSGQIPLRPDGSLETGDVETQTHQVMKNLQAVLEAAGSGLSKVVQTTCYLRDMNDFAAFNKVYGEYFSAPFPARATVQVARLPRDVAVEVACIALV; translated from the coding sequence ATGAAGAAGGTAGAGACCCTGCAAGCTCCGGCAGCCATAGGCCCTTACAGCCAGGCCATCGTCGCAGGCGGGATGGTGTTTGTTTCGGGCCAGATTCCCCTGCGCCCTGATGGTAGCCTCGAGACCGGTGACGTAGAAACCCAGACCCATCAGGTGATGAAAAACCTACAGGCCGTGCTCGAGGCCGCGGGGAGCGGGCTTTCCAAGGTGGTGCAGACCACCTGCTACCTCCGCGACATGAACGATTTCGCGGCCTTCAACAAGGTCTACGGCGAATACTTCAGCGCCCCCTTCCCGGCGCGGGCTACTGTGCAGGTAGCCCGGTTGCCCCGTGACGTGGCGGTAGAGGTGGCCTGTATTGCCTTGGTCTGA
- the meaB gene encoding methylmalonyl Co-A mutase-associated GTPase MeaB, with the protein MELYESFRAGDVRALARAITLAESGHPLGQELLKRLRGHGQARVVGLTGSPGAGKSTLTDRLIEKARQRGERVAVLAVDPSSPFTGGAILGDRIRMMRHHQDPGVFIRSMASRGALGGLAGATVAALALLEAFGFERIFVETVGVGQSEVDIARVADTTVLVLTPAAGDAVQAFKAGVMEIADVFVVNKFDLPGGERIVQELKTTLELAPARPGGWKPPVLTAVAPKAEGVDELFEAIDNHYRHILEQGLLEGQRLERARFEVESVIQEWGRRRTREGQGLIEQVAHGGLTPEEAAQQLLFTKS; encoded by the coding sequence ATGGAGCTGTACGAAAGCTTTAGGGCAGGGGACGTCCGGGCTTTAGCCCGGGCCATCACCTTGGCGGAATCGGGGCACCCCTTAGGGCAGGAGCTGCTCAAACGCTTACGCGGCCACGGACAAGCGCGGGTAGTGGGGCTCACCGGGAGCCCTGGAGCGGGCAAGAGTACCCTCACCGATCGGCTGATCGAGAAAGCGCGGCAGCGTGGGGAGAGGGTGGCAGTGCTGGCGGTAGACCCCTCGAGCCCCTTCACGGGGGGGGCCATCCTGGGCGACCGCATCCGCATGATGCGCCACCACCAGGACCCGGGGGTGTTTATCCGTTCTATGGCGAGCCGGGGAGCCCTCGGTGGGTTGGCCGGGGCCACGGTAGCGGCCTTGGCCCTTTTGGAGGCCTTTGGCTTCGAGCGGATCTTCGTGGAGACGGTGGGGGTTGGCCAGTCCGAGGTGGACATCGCCCGAGTGGCCGACACCACCGTTCTGGTGCTGACCCCTGCCGCCGGGGACGCGGTGCAGGCGTTTAAAGCCGGGGTCATGGAGATCGCCGACGTGTTCGTGGTCAACAAATTTGACCTGCCGGGCGGGGAGCGGATCGTGCAGGAGTTGAAAACCACCCTCGAGCTGGCCCCGGCCCGTCCCGGCGGATGGAAGCCCCCGGTGCTGACCGCCGTAGCTCCCAAGGCTGAGGGCGTGGACGAACTCTTTGAAGCGATAGACAACCACTACCGCCATATTCTCGAGCAGGGTTTGCTCGAGGGGCAGCGGCTGGAGCGGGCCCGCTTCGAGGTGGAGAGCGTGATCCAGGAGTGGGGTCGTCGCAGGACCCGCGAGGGCCAGGGCCTCATCGAGCAAGTGGCCCACGGGGGCCTCACTCCGGAGGAAGCCGCTCAGCAATTGCTCTTTACCAAAAGCTGA